In Miscanthus floridulus cultivar M001 chromosome 5, ASM1932011v1, whole genome shotgun sequence, one genomic interval encodes:
- the LOC136455308 gene encoding uncharacterized protein, which produces MESTKQIWEALRTSFEGDKSVRNGNIELLHGELERFVFSQGETTQAMFDRLMALVNRIRALGSTEWDNNKVARKMLRTYRAKNNMLASMIMERPDYDEMIPQEVLSKLKHHECLDEDAINAHNQNPNAMGYNKSAALKATKQHEVQGSSQEKKKKVKDDSSSEEEDFDEEVAFVIRNLRKFMKNKSNRKTYGDRRKRYKKRFCYGCGKTSYFIADCPKEKKKNKYNKDDDKKNKGKKRGEAHLGEEWKSNGSDSSDDEKKKKGAANIAIHHSSSPIMIFPDSSSPPKLFPNLSSSPRLLSNLINNDYYTPTCLMAKEEKVHDSPTPSSDDYNSCDEDIEAIEETMIRKFGKKAYTKIKALMKKLEKRDRCLEL; this is translated from the coding sequence atggaaagtacTAAGCAAATTTGGGAAGCTTTGAGAACATCATTTGAAGGAGACAAGAGCGTGAGAAACGGCAACATTGagctacttcatggtgaattggaaagatttgtgttctCGCAAGGTGAAACAACTCAAGCAatgtttgataggcttatggcattggtcaaccgcataagagctcttggaagcaccgaatgggataACAACAAGGTTGCTAGGAAGATGCTGAGAacttatagagccaagaacaacatgctagcatccatgatcatggaaaggcccgatTATGATGAGATGATaccccaagaagttctttcaaaactcaagcatcatgagtgtctagatgaagatgcaatcaacgctcacaatcaaaatcctaatgcaatgggatataATAAGAGTGCAGCCCTGAAAGCAACTAAACAACATGAAGTTCAAGGTTcaagtcaagagaagaagaagaaagtgaaggatgattcctcaagtgaagaagaagatttcGATGAAGAGGTTGCATTTGtaattagaaatcttagaaaattcatgaagaataaGAGCAACCGTAAGACTTATGGTGATAggaggaagaggtacaagaagaGGTTTTGCTATGGGTGTGGTAAAACCAGTTACTTCATTGCCGATTGTcccaaagagaagaagaagaacaagtacaacaaggatgatgacaagaagaacaaaggcaagaagagaggtgaagctcatcttggtgaaGAATGGAAGTCAAATGGtagtgattcaagtgatgatgagaagaagaaaaaaggagcagcaaacatcgccatccatcACTCTTCATCACCAAtcatgatcttccccgactcatcttcaccaccaaaactATTCCCCAACTTATCTTCATCACCAAGGCTCCTCTCTAACCTCATCAacaacgactactacactccaacttgcctcatggctaaggAGGAGAAGGTACATGACTCACCCACTCCTTCTAGTGATGACTATAATAGTTGTGATGAGGACATAGAAGCAATTGAAGAAACAATGATAagaaaatttggtaaaaaggcctacactaaaataaaagcactaatgaagaaattagagaaaagGGATAGGTGCTTGGAGTTGTAA